From one Gallionella capsiferriformans ES-2 genomic stretch:
- the ppsA gene encoding phosphoenolpyruvate synthase, with product MQAYVIPFQSLGLNDISEVGGKNASLGEMIANLSSSGVQVPGGFATTAQAYRDFLAHGGLGKRIEALLEKLNVEDVTALAEAGRMIRSWIVDAPLPDRLEQEVRAHYAMLAGESDASFAVRSSATAEDLPDASFAGQQETFLNIHGIDNILHAIREVFASLYNDRAISYRVHKDFTHADVALSAGIQRMVRSDLGASGVMFTLDTESGFRDAVFITSSYGLGEMVVQGAVNPDEFYVHKPQLAAGFPAIIRRTLGSKQLRMVFDEQRSAGRSTKIESIPAVDQTRFSLTDEDVLLLARYAMSIEQHYGRAMDIEWGKDGLDGHLYILQARPETVKSNAGNGGTEKYQLQQRGDVLVEGRAIGQKIGCGRVRIILSADEMSKVQAGDVLVTDMTDPNWEPVMKKASAIITNRGGRTCHAAIIARELGIPAIVGCGHATSALREGEIVTASCAEGDTGYVYHGRLPFDVVVHSETLLPPLPVKLMLNVGNPNLAFEFAHLPSAGVGLARLEFIINNLIGIHPKAVLEYNKLPGKLREAVLLRSAGYADPEEFYVEKITEGVATLAAAFWPKPVIVRLSDFKSNEYRKLLGGEIYEPMEENPMIGFRGAGRYVAPNFSDCFELECRAMKRVREKLGYTNVELMVPFVRTVQEAREVVASMASHGLTRGEHGLRLIMMCEIPSNALLAEAFLEYFDGFSIGSNDLTQLTLGLDRDSALVADRFDERDEAVKMLLKMAITTCNRLNKYVGICGQGPSDHFDFAQWLVETGIQTLSLNPDTLLETWRRLGAVEK from the coding sequence ATGCAAGCTTATGTCATTCCATTTCAGTCCCTGGGCCTTAATGACATTTCCGAGGTGGGCGGAAAAAATGCTTCTCTGGGTGAGATGATAGCCAATCTGAGTTCGTCCGGCGTACAGGTGCCGGGTGGCTTTGCGACCACGGCGCAGGCGTACCGCGATTTTCTGGCGCACGGCGGTCTGGGCAAGCGTATCGAAGCGCTGCTTGAAAAACTGAATGTGGAAGATGTCACGGCGCTCGCCGAAGCCGGACGTATGATACGCAGCTGGATCGTAGATGCGCCCTTGCCGGACCGCTTAGAGCAGGAAGTGCGAGCCCATTATGCGATGCTGGCGGGCGAGTCCGATGCCAGCTTTGCGGTGCGTTCTTCCGCCACGGCGGAAGATTTGCCCGATGCCTCGTTCGCAGGGCAACAGGAAACGTTCCTCAATATTCACGGTATCGACAATATTCTGCATGCGATCCGCGAGGTGTTTGCCTCCCTTTATAACGACCGCGCCATTTCTTACCGCGTGCACAAGGATTTTACCCATGCCGATGTCGCGCTGTCAGCGGGCATACAGCGCATGGTCAGATCGGATCTGGGTGCCTCAGGCGTGATGTTTACGCTGGATACGGAATCGGGGTTTCGCGATGCGGTGTTCATCACCTCAAGTTATGGGCTGGGCGAGATGGTGGTGCAAGGTGCCGTTAATCCGGATGAATTTTATGTGCACAAGCCGCAACTGGCGGCAGGATTTCCCGCCATCATCCGGCGCACGCTGGGCTCGAAACAGCTGCGCATGGTGTTTGACGAGCAGCGCTCTGCCGGACGCTCGACTAAGATCGAGTCTATCCCCGCAGTCGATCAGACGCGTTTCTCGCTGACGGATGAAGACGTCTTGCTGCTGGCGCGCTATGCGATGTCGATCGAACAGCATTACGGACGTGCGATGGATATCGAATGGGGTAAGGACGGGCTGGACGGCCATCTATACATTTTGCAGGCGCGCCCCGAAACCGTTAAATCCAATGCGGGCAACGGCGGCACGGAAAAATATCAGTTGCAACAGCGCGGTGATGTGTTGGTCGAAGGTCGTGCCATCGGTCAGAAGATCGGTTGCGGGCGGGTGCGTATCATTTTGAGCGCTGACGAAATGAGCAAGGTGCAAGCAGGTGATGTGCTGGTCACCGATATGACCGACCCTAACTGGGAACCGGTGATGAAGAAGGCCTCCGCGATTATCACCAACCGCGGCGGTCGTACCTGCCATGCGGCGATCATCGCGCGCGAGCTGGGTATTCCTGCCATTGTTGGCTGCGGACACGCTACCAGCGCGCTTCGGGAAGGTGAAATCGTCACGGCAAGCTGCGCCGAAGGGGATACCGGTTATGTGTATCACGGCCGTCTGCCGTTCGATGTGGTCGTGCACAGCGAAACTTTATTACCGCCCTTGCCGGTTAAGCTGATGCTCAACGTCGGCAACCCTAATCTGGCGTTTGAATTTGCCCATCTGCCGTCGGCCGGTGTCGGGTTGGCTCGCCTGGAATTCATCATCAACAATCTGATTGGCATCCACCCGAAAGCGGTGCTCGAATACAACAAGCTGCCCGGCAAACTGCGTGAGGCTGTGTTGCTGCGATCGGCAGGTTATGCTGATCCGGAAGAATTTTATGTCGAAAAAATCACCGAGGGTGTCGCGACCCTAGCCGCCGCGTTCTGGCCTAAACCTGTAATCGTACGGCTGTCAGACTTTAAGTCGAATGAATATCGCAAACTTTTAGGCGGCGAAATTTACGAGCCGATGGAAGAAAACCCGATGATAGGCTTCAGAGGCGCCGGGCGTTATGTCGCGCCTAATTTTTCTGACTGTTTCGAGCTGGAATGCCGTGCGATGAAACGGGTACGCGAAAAATTAGGCTATACCAACGTGGAGCTGATGGTGCCGTTTGTGCGCACCGTGCAGGAGGCGCGCGAAGTGGTCGCCTCGATGGCCTCGCATGGCTTGACGCGCGGCGAACACGGCTTGCGTTTGATTATGATGTGCGAGATTCCGTCTAACGCGCTGCTGGCGGAAGCGTTCCTCGAATACTTCGACGGTTTCTCGATTGGTTCGAACGATCTGACGCAGCTGACGCTGGGGTTGGATCGCGACTCCGCTTTGGTGGCCGACCGGTTCGATGAGCGCGACGAGGCGGTCAAGATGCTGCTGAAAATGGCAATTACTACTTGTAACCGGCTCAATAAATACGTTGGCATTTGCGGGCAAGGGCCGTCGGACCATTTTGATTTCGCCCAGTGGCTGGTGGAAACGGGTATTCAGACCTTGTCGCTCAATCCGGATACGCTGCTGGAGACATGGCGAAGACTGGGTGCAGTCGAAAAATAA
- a CDS encoding LysR family transcriptional regulator: MNTDKQSYYKNNRLKQMRAFCEVVQTGSMTLAAQRLFLSQPSVTLQIQAMERELGVTVFERRGPVLKLTPDGDVLYALAKPLVDGIDSLQQNFTALHDKLESGELNIGAGESTILYILPEAVRRFVAAYPGVTLKIHNETGRDGLKMLRADEIDFAVGSLLDVPDDITYQSVVTYDPVLITPTDHPLAKLAKVTLLDISQYGLILPPRHLSTWRMVKYVFQQHNLNFTVTLEAGGWEVIKKYVELGMGISVVTDICLTGSENLARIPLGQYFPQRGYGLVFRKGRFLSPQARRFVEILNEVYSIAPLSD, translated from the coding sequence ATGAACACAGACAAGCAAAGCTATTACAAAAATAATCGCTTAAAACAAATGCGCGCATTTTGTGAAGTGGTTCAAACCGGCAGCATGACGCTCGCCGCCCAGCGACTGTTCCTGAGCCAGCCATCGGTGACCTTGCAAATCCAAGCGATGGAGCGTGAATTGGGCGTAACGGTGTTCGAGCGGCGTGGCCCGGTGCTCAAACTCACCCCCGATGGCGATGTGCTGTATGCACTGGCCAAGCCTCTGGTCGATGGCATCGACAGCCTGCAACAAAACTTTACCGCGCTGCACGATAAACTCGAATCGGGCGAGCTCAATATCGGCGCGGGCGAATCGACCATCCTGTACATTTTGCCTGAAGCTGTGCGCCGTTTTGTCGCCGCCTACCCGGGCGTGACACTGAAAATCCACAACGAAACCGGACGGGATGGCTTGAAGATGCTGCGCGCCGATGAAATCGACTTTGCCGTCGGCTCTCTGCTGGATGTGCCCGATGACATCACCTATCAATCGGTGGTGACCTACGACCCGGTGCTGATCACGCCGACCGATCACCCGCTGGCAAAGCTCGCCAAAGTGACCCTCTTGGACATCAGTCAGTACGGGCTGATCCTGCCTCCTAGACATCTTTCGACCTGGCGCATGGTCAAATACGTGTTCCAGCAGCACAACCTGAACTTTACCGTCACGCTGGAAGCGGGTGGCTGGGAAGTCATCAAAAAGTATGTTGAACTGGGCATGGGCATCTCGGTTGTGACCGATATCTGCCTCACCGGCAGCGAAAATCTGGCGCGCATCCCGCTGGGACAATATTTCCCGCAACGGGGCTATGGGCTGGTGTTTCGCAAAGGCCGCTTCCTGTCGCCGCAAGCACGCCGCTTCGTCGAAATCCTCAACGAGGTCTACAGCATCGCGCCCCTCAGCGATTGA
- the ppsR gene encoding posphoenolpyruvate synthetase regulatory kinase/phosphorylase PpsR codes for MNGRTIIFVSDGTGITAETLGNGLLSQFEGIEFRHVRFPFTDSLEKADDCLMRIAEIARTEGQRSLIIMTMMDMNISARLRQADALFLDLFEAFIAPLEQELGQRSTHRVGRSHGQENREYTKRIAAMNFALAHDDGVSDADLKNADIILVGVSRSGKTPTSLYLSLQFSLKAANYPLIPEDFERDDLPSKLLPYRDKLFGLTIAPEQLHRIRNERRPNSKYASLDNCRYEVAAAERMMRLKNIKWFDTTSRSIEELAVQLMQELNR; via the coding sequence ATGAACGGTCGAACGATCATCTTTGTATCCGATGGAACCGGCATTACTGCCGAAACGCTGGGCAACGGCCTACTCTCGCAATTCGAAGGTATCGAATTTCGCCATGTAAGATTCCCCTTTACGGACAGTCTGGAAAAAGCCGATGATTGCTTAATGCGCATCGCCGAGATCGCCCGCACAGAAGGTCAGCGATCGCTGATCATCATGACCATGATGGATATGAATATCAGCGCCCGGCTCAGGCAGGCGGACGCGCTGTTTTTAGATTTGTTCGAGGCGTTTATCGCGCCGCTCGAACAGGAGTTGGGGCAGCGTTCCACGCATCGGGTCGGCCGCAGCCACGGTCAGGAAAATCGTGAATATACCAAACGCATCGCGGCGATGAATTTTGCGCTGGCGCACGATGACGGGGTGTCGGATGCCGATCTTAAAAACGCGGATATCATACTGGTCGGGGTGTCGCGCAGCGGCAAGACGCCGACCAGTCTGTATCTGTCATTGCAGTTTTCGCTGAAGGCAGCCAATTACCCGCTGATTCCAGAAGATTTCGAACGCGACGATCTGCCGTCCAAGTTGCTGCCCTATCGCGACAAGCTGTTTGGTCTGACGATCGCGCCCGAACAGTTGCACCGCATCCGCAACGAACGTCGTCCGAACAGCAAATATGCCTCGCTGGATAATTGCCGTTATGAAGTGGCGGCGGCTGAACGCATGATGCGGCTGAAAAATATCAAGTGGTTCGACACCACCTCACGTTCGATAGAGGAGCTTGCCGTGCAGTTGATGCAGGAACTCAATCGCTGA
- the dbpA gene encoding ATP-dependent RNA helicase DbpA, giving the protein MNDTIQNPFPSARTFNELPLSPGLLSTLQQLGYLTMTPIQAESLPITLAGNDLIAQAKTGSGKTAAFALPLLTRLNPRRFAIQAMVLCPTRELADQVTQEIRRLARSEDNIKILTLCGGSTMRPQIASLEHGAHIVVGTPGRIMDHLDRNTLELSALNTLVLDEADRMLDMGFYDSLAYVVKHCPKDRQTLMFSATYPDGVMRLARQFMRQPQQVKLEEQHEESKIRQRFYEVSNEERLAAVGTLLRHYRPVSTLAFCNTKQQCRSLLEVLHAQGIVALTLNGDMEQRDRDQVLIQFANRSCSVLVATDVAARGLDITQLEAVINVDVTPDPEVHVHRIGRTGRAGEDGWALSLVGPTERHRVISIAKLSGNVPEWHEIAELKDEDEAPLVPPMVTLQILGGRKEKIRPGDVLGALTGDAGYTREQVGKIALTDFSTYVAVVRDIAQEAVRKLSAGKVKGKTVKVRAL; this is encoded by the coding sequence ATGAACGATACTATCCAAAACCCATTCCCCTCCGCCCGCACCTTCAACGAACTGCCCCTGTCGCCGGGACTGCTCTCCACCTTGCAGCAACTGGGCTATCTGACCATGACGCCGATACAGGCGGAAAGCCTGCCGATCACGCTGGCCGGAAACGACCTGATCGCTCAGGCCAAGACCGGCAGCGGTAAGACCGCCGCCTTCGCGCTGCCCCTGCTCACGCGCCTCAATCCGCGACGCTTCGCGATCCAGGCGATGGTGTTATGCCCGACGCGAGAACTCGCCGATCAGGTGACGCAGGAAATCCGCCGTCTGGCGCGCTCGGAAGACAACATCAAAATACTGACGCTGTGCGGCGGCTCGACCATGCGCCCGCAGATTGCAAGTCTGGAGCACGGCGCACACATCGTTGTCGGCACGCCCGGTCGCATCATGGATCACCTCGATCGCAACACGCTCGAACTCTCAGCGCTCAATACGCTGGTGCTCGACGAAGCCGACCGCATGCTGGACATGGGCTTTTATGACTCACTGGCCTATGTGGTCAAGCACTGCCCGAAAGATCGCCAGACGCTGATGTTTTCTGCAACCTATCCCGATGGCGTAATGCGACTGGCGCGCCAGTTCATGCGTCAGCCGCAGCAGGTCAAGCTCGAAGAACAGCACGAAGAGAGCAAAATCCGCCAGCGCTTCTATGAAGTGAGCAATGAGGAACGTCTGGCGGCTGTCGGCACCCTGCTGCGCCACTACCGTCCGGTCAGCACGCTGGCTTTTTGCAACACCAAACAACAGTGCAGGTCCCTGCTTGAAGTCCTGCACGCGCAGGGCATTGTGGCCCTCACCCTCAACGGCGATATGGAGCAGCGCGACCGCGATCAGGTTTTGATCCAGTTCGCCAATCGCAGTTGCTCGGTGCTGGTCGCGACCGACGTGGCTGCACGGGGCTTAGACATCACCCAATTGGAAGCCGTCATTAACGTCGACGTCACGCCCGACCCAGAGGTTCATGTCCACCGCATCGGACGAACGGGGCGCGCGGGTGAAGACGGCTGGGCACTCAGTCTGGTCGGCCCTACCGAACGTCACCGCGTCATCAGCATCGCCAAGCTAAGCGGCAACGTGCCGGAATGGCACGAGATCGCCGAACTGAAAGACGAGGACGAAGCCCCGCTGGTGCCGCCCATGGTGACCTTGCAGATTTTAGGCGGACGCAAGGAAAAGATACGCCCCGGTGACGTACTGGGCGCGCTGACAGGTGATGCAGGTTACACGCGCGAACAGGTCGGCAAGATCGCACTGACGGATTTTTCCACCTACGTGGCCGTGGTACGCGACATCGCCCAGGAAGCGGTACGCAAACTCTCAGCCGGCAAGGTCAAAGGAAAAACGGTCAAGGTACGCGCACTATAA
- a CDS encoding YgjP-like metallopeptidase domain-containing protein produces the protein MRPESAPNYLAAYPAALAEKVQQLIDQRTLAGHLLQKYPLAHSVRNDRALYEFVSEAKGRYLRNTGSLSRVAFDSTLHVERRALGMHTTISRVQGGGLKSKREIRVAAVFREMPVAFLQMIVVHELAHFKEAQHNKAFYQLCLHMEPDYHQFEFDLRAYLTWLAATDEPLW, from the coding sequence ATGCGTCCAGAATCAGCACCGAATTATCTTGCCGCTTATCCGGCTGCACTGGCAGAAAAAGTGCAGCAACTTATCGATCAGCGAACGCTGGCTGGTCACTTGCTGCAAAAATATCCGTTAGCGCATAGCGTCCGTAATGATCGTGCCCTTTACGAGTTCGTGTCGGAAGCTAAGGGGCGATATCTGCGCAATACCGGTTCGCTGAGCCGGGTCGCGTTTGATAGTACGCTGCATGTGGAGCGTCGCGCACTCGGCATGCACACGACGATCTCAAGGGTGCAAGGCGGCGGGCTTAAGAGCAAGCGTGAAATTCGCGTTGCCGCCGTATTCAGGGAAATGCCCGTGGCGTTTTTACAGATGATCGTGGTGCACGAACTGGCGCATTTCAAAGAGGCTCAGCACAACAAGGCTTTCTATCAATTGTGCCTGCATATGGAGCCGGATTATCACCAGTTTGAATTCGATCTCAGGGCTTATCTGACCTGGCTGGCTGCAACGGATGAGCCGCTCTGGTAG
- a CDS encoding PAS domain S-box protein: MHRLLERQLRRQLGKDFQADAALTSFLDIVDSYYHEVDKEQRLLQNSLSMNTAELNAVNERMRIQNTEMTRTLLNTLSDGVYATDLEGCLTFMNAAAEKKLGWSEQELIGLPVQEHVQCLLPDGSAQQPEDCPHLKSIRDGVSLQANAIFSGRNGELIPVEFRSSPILQNGKVSGALVSFQDTSLHIEAANKLRLANDKLSSALRELEFQQLALDEHAIVSIADKRGCIVYVNRKFSEISQYTTDQLTGQDHRILNSGYHSRAFFTDMWRTIEGGQVWHGEVRNRRRDGTFYWVESTIVPFMDEEGRPERYISVRTDITARKMLEEQLSEQRAFYERISETMGEGLYVQDSEGRCTYMNSEAEHMLGWTREELLGRPVHDTIHCVTAEGDVLPAEQCPILLAVRKNGDWQGDDQVFVRKDGTTFPVEGTSRAIIRDGVSYGSVVAFSDISERKNSERIVRLAQERLNLALEGSGLALWDWDVAHDQVYLSDRWSLILGDELQEVVITSTQLFSLVHADERAKIESDLVAVLKGQNEFYSVEFRVQRRDGVWIWIHTHGKVVDRDSNGRVTRMTGTNADITARREAEAALRQAKEAAEAASRAKGDFLANMSHEIRTPMNGIIGMTELALDTELNSEQREYLGLVQSSADALLTILNDILDFSKIESGKLDIENIEFSLEHMLRETMKSLAVRAHQKQLELLLHVAPDVPDRLLGDPGRLRQVIVNLVGNAIKFTASGEIEVDVQCLKGAPEGQMRMQFSVRDTGIGIARDKFQTIFESFSQADTSTTRRYGGTGLGLTISAQLVSLMGGSIALESEVGQGSNFYFTLDMPMLSVSPLAEYQQTGRIAGMTVLIADDNATNRRLLQEMLTNWKMHPVVTSNGQEALDELARATASGHPYGLALLDLQMPDMDGFELAEHIREHPEYLVKTLMMLTSEGQRGHASRCRELGVAAYLMKPIAQSELFDAIMTALGVSEQPLTTRHSLKEMRRRLNLLLAEDNAVNQTLATRLLTKLGHTVTVANNGIEAVQLWQNGSFDAILMDVDMPEMNGYDATRCIREQEQQLGVGAHIRIVAMTAHAMQGAREECLLNGMDGYLTKPIDTEALWQELDSLVQRAEVDAVVPAAVLAVADFEQARQIMDDSRELFDEISSLFLLDAPSHMQQIKEGALRGDAAAVRHSAHTIKGMAGIYAAESTMHFSELVEKTAGEPECAAAVAQMEVALTELIAAIKAYQW; encoded by the coding sequence ATGCACCGTTTGCTCGAGCGTCAGCTGAGGCGTCAATTAGGCAAGGATTTTCAGGCTGATGCAGCACTGACGTCGTTCCTCGATATCGTCGATAGCTATTATCACGAAGTGGATAAGGAGCAGCGCCTGCTGCAGAACTCGTTATCGATGAATACGGCCGAGCTCAACGCGGTAAATGAGCGTATGCGTATTCAGAACACGGAGATGACGCGTACGCTGCTGAACACGCTGAGCGATGGTGTGTATGCCACCGATCTTGAGGGGTGTCTGACCTTTATGAATGCGGCGGCTGAAAAAAAACTGGGCTGGTCCGAGCAGGAACTGATCGGACTGCCAGTGCAAGAGCATGTGCAATGTCTACTCCCCGATGGTTCAGCGCAACAGCCGGAAGACTGTCCCCACTTGAAGTCGATTCGTGACGGTGTTTCACTGCAGGCCAATGCTATTTTTTCCGGCCGTAACGGAGAACTTATCCCGGTTGAATTCCGTTCCAGTCCGATTTTGCAAAATGGTAAGGTCAGTGGGGCGTTAGTGTCGTTTCAGGATACGAGTTTACATATTGAAGCGGCCAATAAATTAAGGCTGGCTAACGATAAGTTGAGCTCTGCGCTAAGAGAGCTCGAATTTCAGCAGTTGGCGCTTGATGAGCATGCGATCGTCAGCATTGCAGACAAGCGGGGTTGTATTGTCTACGTTAACCGTAAGTTCAGTGAGATAAGCCAATATACGACTGATCAGTTGACGGGGCAGGATCATCGCATACTCAATTCCGGTTACCATTCCAGAGCGTTTTTTACTGACATGTGGCGTACGATTGAGGGCGGTCAGGTGTGGCATGGCGAGGTGAGAAACCGCCGGCGGGACGGAACGTTTTACTGGGTTGAATCGACCATCGTGCCGTTTATGGATGAAGAGGGGCGGCCGGAGCGATATATCTCCGTCCGTACCGATATTACTGCCCGTAAAATGCTTGAAGAGCAATTGTCCGAGCAGCGCGCGTTTTATGAGCGCATCAGCGAGACGATGGGAGAGGGCTTGTATGTGCAGGATAGCGAAGGTCGCTGTACTTACATGAACTCAGAAGCTGAACACATGTTGGGCTGGACGCGTGAGGAATTGTTAGGCCGTCCTGTGCATGACACGATTCATTGCGTTACGGCAGAAGGTGATGTATTGCCTGCTGAGCAATGCCCTATTTTGCTGGCGGTTCGCAAAAATGGTGACTGGCAGGGTGATGATCAGGTCTTTGTGCGCAAAGACGGTACGACCTTTCCTGTTGAAGGTACGTCGCGTGCGATCATTCGCGATGGCGTGAGCTACGGATCGGTCGTTGCTTTTTCCGATATTTCGGAACGAAAAAATAGCGAACGGATCGTTCGACTGGCTCAGGAGCGCCTCAATCTGGCGCTGGAGGGATCGGGGCTTGCATTATGGGACTGGGATGTTGCGCACGATCAGGTTTACCTGAGTGATCGCTGGTCATTGATACTGGGAGATGAGCTGCAAGAGGTGGTCATTACCAGTACGCAATTGTTCAGTTTGGTTCATGCGGACGAGCGCGCTAAAATTGAGAGCGATTTAGTTGCCGTACTCAAAGGGCAGAATGAGTTTTATTCGGTGGAATTCAGGGTACAGCGCCGGGATGGTGTCTGGATCTGGATTCATACGCATGGCAAAGTGGTCGATCGCGATAGCAATGGGCGTGTGACGCGTATGACTGGTACTAATGCGGATATTACCGCGCGTCGGGAGGCCGAAGCTGCGTTGCGGCAGGCAAAGGAGGCGGCGGAAGCGGCCAGTCGCGCCAAAGGCGATTTTCTCGCCAATATGAGTCACGAAATACGTACGCCGATGAACGGAATTATCGGGATGACCGAATTGGCTTTGGATACCGAGCTTAATTCTGAACAGCGTGAGTATCTGGGGCTGGTTCAATCATCCGCCGATGCCCTGCTGACGATACTGAACGATATTCTTGATTTTTCTAAGATCGAGTCGGGCAAACTGGATATCGAAAATATTGAGTTTTCGCTGGAGCACATGCTGCGGGAGACGATGAAATCGCTGGCGGTACGCGCACACCAAAAACAGCTTGAACTGTTGCTGCATGTCGCGCCGGATGTGCCGGATCGCCTGCTGGGTGACCCGGGACGTCTGCGTCAGGTAATCGTCAATCTGGTCGGCAACGCGATCAAATTTACTGCGAGCGGTGAGATCGAAGTCGATGTGCAATGCCTGAAGGGCGCGCCCGAGGGACAAATGCGTATGCAGTTTAGTGTCCGCGATACAGGTATTGGCATTGCGCGCGATAAATTTCAGACTATCTTCGAATCTTTCTCTCAAGCCGATACATCGACGACGCGCCGGTATGGCGGTACGGGACTCGGGCTCACCATTTCTGCGCAACTGGTCAGCCTGATGGGCGGCAGCATCGCGCTGGAGAGTGAAGTCGGGCAAGGCAGCAATTTTTACTTTACGCTGGATATGCCGATGCTGTCCGTCAGTCCTTTGGCGGAGTATCAGCAGACCGGACGCATCGCGGGTATGACGGTGCTGATCGCCGACGATAATGCGACTAACCGTCGCCTGTTGCAGGAGATGTTAACAAACTGGAAAATGCATCCTGTCGTGACGAGCAATGGTCAGGAAGCGCTCGATGAACTGGCGCGCGCAACGGCTAGTGGACATCCTTACGGGCTGGCTTTGCTGGATTTGCAGATGCCGGATATGGATGGGTTTGAATTGGCCGAGCACATCCGTGAGCATCCTGAATATCTTGTTAAAACGTTGATGATGCTGACCTCCGAGGGGCAGCGCGGTCACGCGTCACGCTGCCGCGAACTCGGGGTAGCTGCTTATCTGATGAAACCGATTGCACAGTCGGAGTTGTTCGATGCCATCATGACGGCGTTGGGGGTGTCCGAGCAACCGTTAACGACACGACATTCGCTCAAGGAAATGCGTCGCCGGTTGAATTTGCTGCTGGCCGAAGATAATGCGGTTAATCAGACGCTGGCGACGCGTCTGCTGACTAAGCTCGGGCATACCGTGACCGTCGCCAATAATGGGATTGAAGCTGTTCAGCTTTGGCAAAATGGTTCATTCGATGCAATTCTGATGGACGTGGATATGCCGGAGATGAATGGTTATGATGCGACACGTTGTATCCGTGAACAGGAACAGCAGCTGGGAGTAGGGGCGCATATTCGTATCGTGGCGATGACCGCTCATGCGATGCAGGGTGCGCGCGAAGAATGTCTGTTAAATGGTATGGATGGCTATCTGACTAAACCGATTGACACTGAAGCGTTGTGGCAGGAGCTCGATAGTCTGGTGCAGCGTGCCGAAGTTGATGCTGTAGTGCCGGCAGCCGTACTTGCGGTGGCCGATTTCGAACAGGCGCGGCAAATCATGGACGATAGCCGTGAACTGTTTGATGAGATTTCAAGTTTATTTCTGCTTGATGCGCCATCGCATATGCAACAGATCAAAGAGGGGGCGCTGCGCGGAGATGCTGCTGCCGTGCGACACAGTGCGCACACCATTAAAGGCATGGCAGGAATTTACGCTGCCGAATCGACGATGCATTTTTCCGAACTGGTGGAAAAAACGGCGGGCGAACCTGAATGTGCGGCTGCAGTCGCACAGATGGAGGTAGCACTGACTGAATTGATCGCCGCGATTAAAGCTTACCAGTGGTAG
- a CDS encoding FIST signal transduction protein — translation MQIGQIGWSGKSGWEPAPSFSATADLVLVFADDAAFQTEACYSELCSLFPAAHIIGCTSSGSVMGVEISDGDMVATIVKLENSRVRLATVDVQPQESVQTLGAALMAELAAPDLRHAFILSDGLQVNGSELAKGLNAAGIPVTGGLAGDGTRFGQTWVMANAPARSGRIAALGFYGNVTVKSGCFAGWEEFGAERIVTKSAGNVVYEIDGEPALALYKKYLGEQAENLPASGLRFPLSMQASRSDKALIRTLLAVSEADQSLTFAGDVPQGYLCKLMRTNLDNLIDSAGLAAEAAQPASDGAAGLCLVVSCVGRRLVMGQLTEEELEIVQETLGDATAIAGFYSYGELAPFSDVMQCQLHNQTMTLTTLYE, via the coding sequence ATGCAAATCGGTCAAATCGGGTGGTCTGGTAAGTCAGGTTGGGAGCCAGCTCCCAGTTTTTCAGCGACAGCTGATCTGGTTTTGGTATTTGCCGATGATGCGGCATTTCAAACCGAAGCGTGTTATAGCGAGTTATGCAGCTTGTTTCCTGCTGCACATATCATCGGATGCACTTCTTCAGGCAGCGTGATGGGTGTCGAGATTAGCGACGGCGACATGGTAGCGACCATCGTCAAGCTGGAAAATTCTCGGGTTCGCTTGGCAACGGTGGATGTGCAGCCGCAAGAGAGTGTTCAGACGCTGGGGGCTGCACTGATGGCGGAGCTGGCGGCTCCCGATTTGCGTCATGCGTTTATCTTGTCAGACGGACTGCAGGTGAACGGTAGTGAACTGGCCAAGGGTTTGAATGCAGCTGGGATTCCTGTCACGGGTGGGCTGGCAGGGGATGGCACGCGTTTTGGCCAAACTTGGGTGATGGCAAATGCACCGGCGAGATCAGGACGCATCGCTGCGCTGGGATTTTATGGGAACGTGACTGTCAAGAGCGGTTGCTTTGCCGGATGGGAAGAGTTCGGTGCCGAGCGCATCGTTACAAAGTCGGCGGGTAACGTGGTGTATGAAATCGATGGCGAACCCGCGCTGGCGCTGTATAAAAAATATCTGGGCGAGCAGGCTGAAAATTTGCCGGCCAGTGGGCTGCGCTTTCCATTGAGCATGCAGGCGAGCCGGTCCGACAAGGCGCTGATCCGTACTTTGCTGGCGGTGAGCGAGGCCGATCAAAGCCTAACATTTGCCGGTGATGTTCCTCAAGGATATCTGTGTAAACTGATGCGTACCAATCTGGATAATCTGATTGATAGTGCCGGACTTGCTGCTGAGGCCGCGCAGCCCGCAAGCGATGGTGCAGCCGGTTTGTGTCTGGTGGTCAGTTGCGTGGGCCGCCGTCTGGTGATGGGGCAACTGACCGAGGAAGAATTGGAAATCGTTCAGGAAACATTAGGGGATGCGACTGCAATTGCCGGATTCTATTCATATGGCGAATTGGCACCGTTCAGTGATGTCATGCAGTGTCAGCTGCATAATCAAACCATGACGCTGACGACCCTCTACGAATAG